Genomic DNA from Alicyclobacillus fastidiosus:
TCGCGAAAGTTGTCGAGATACTCCCTTCGCAACGCGTCACGCTCCACCTGTTCCGCATCGCTTAAAGTGGTCTGTTTCGCCTTTTTGGCGAGATCGTTTAGGCGGTTCAACTTTTCCTTCGATAGCACGCCATCACCTCCTCAGCCTGCGCATCATCTGTCAGGGACTCATCATATTCAATCCGCCCAAAAATCACAAATGGGATGATTTCGGAGTACCCGCTTAGAGCGAACGCTCAGTGCGCTCTACTCCGACTACGCCGAGCCCGCTCTTTTGTCGCGTGGCTGCAAAACACATGGACGAAAAGATGAACATTGCACATGTCACGGCTCCAAGCATGGACCCGGCTCCGTAGGCGTCCAAAATGCGCCCAGCGCCAACCGGACCTAGGCCGCTGCCAAGAAAGAGACAGAATGCAAATACAGACACCGCAGTAGCCCGCCCATTTGGCAACAAATCGGTTGCGAACGTCTGCAAGGTGGAATGGCAATAGCTAAACCCGAACCCGAGAACGATAAATCCGCATGTCAGCGCAGCGACGCTCTGCCACCCCCATATGACACCGAAACCAAGTGTCATCAGTAGGGATCCCAGAATCGGCATGCGCTTGGTGCCAAGCCGAGCGAGGACCGTCGTGATCGTTCGACTCCCGACAAACGCCCCAACGCTGTACGTCGCGGTCAATAAACCTATCACCAAATAAGACAGGTGCAACGACGTGACGCCAAACACGCCAAGAAATGTGAAACCGCCATAGAAAACCAGTCCTTCGGTAAAGATGAGACCATAGACAATCCACGCGCGGCGCGTCGTCATCAACATCCGATACCGTCGGAACAACGAATCCGCTTCCGGGGCAGCCACGCTGGATGGATTGTGCCGTTGGCGCAGCATCGCGTAAACCGCTGGCACGGACAGCACTGCAAGCAGGATAAACAGCATTCGATAACTGAGGAATTGAGCAACGAGTCCCCCGATGACGATCCCCATGGCCTGACCGGACGTCGAGAAGGACATAAAGAATGCGATAGCTTTCGGCCTTTCCGAGATCTGAAAGCGATCCCCAATTTGTGCGAGTGTCGTCGGGATGATCCCCGCTGCAAACATGCCAGTGACAAACCTCAGGAGCAACAGCCAAGAAAATCGGTCAACGAGCCCACAACATACGGTCCCCACCGCAAATAAGGAGAGTGCGATGAGAATGGTGTTGACTTTACCAATTTTCTCAGCGATCGGCCCATAGACCAGTTGAAATGCTCCATAGGGGATCGAATAGGCCGTGACGAGCAGCGCTGCAGACGCAGACGTCGTGTGAAGCGAGTGAGCTATAGCGGGAAGCATCGGCGCGATGGCACGATTGTCGGCGTTCACCAAGAATCCTCCCAAACCAAGTGCCCACAACATTTGTCGATTGGATGTACTGGCTCGTTGTTCTCCCATGTTCTCTCCTCGCTCGTCTATGTGTAAAAATTCCTTACCGTGTTCCGAAAGTTTGCTGGCCCCTCGCGTATACTTCATTAACCGCAACGTGGTTGAGACCGGGCAACAGGGGTGAACACGATGAAAGATCAGATGAAAGACCGATTGATTGGTATGGCACTAGGGATATGTCTCTGCTTGTGGGCGGGGCTGCTCCTGAAATTGACCGGGAAAATTTGAATGCCCCTGCGTATTCTACACAAACAGAGAGGCGGCTCTGACACCCCCTATCCGGGCACGTGCACCGGGATGCGGGCAGGTAGAAGAGCCGCCTGATAGCAAATTGTACACCCATCCATCGCTAGGCACCGCGCCGCAGATGAGAATCTCGTGCAAGGCCGGCGAATTGGCTGGACTACTCAAATTTGACGAGGAAATACTTTTTCTTCCCGCGCCGAATGACCAAGAATTGCCCCCCGAACATCTCTTCGCGGGTGAATTCGCGTTCCAAGTCCGTCACTTTGTCGCCATTGACGGTGATAGCTCCGTTGGTGACGTCCTCACGCGCCTGTCGCTTCGACGCACACGCCCCACTGGCGACGAGTAGAGACACGATGTCAGTTGCGTGGTCGCTCTGCAAGCTCGTAGACGGAACGCCTTCGAAGACTTCTTGAATCTCATCGACGCTCAGTTCCTTGATGTCACCGCCAAACAACACATTCGACATCCTGATCGCCCGCTCTGTCTGCGCCTCGCCGTGCACAAGCGTCGTCACGTGTTCCGCCAACGTCTTTTGTGCTTTGCGTGCACCCGGGTTGTCCGCGACTTCCCGTTCCAACTCCTCGATCTCTTCCTTGGACAAGAACGTGAAGTACTTGAGGAACTTGATCACGTCGTCGTCCTGGGTGTTGAGCCAGAACTGGTAGAATTGATACACCGACGTCTTGCTCGCGTCCAGCCAGATAGCCCCTGATTCGGTCTTACCAAACTTGGTACCGTCGGATTTGGTGACCAGCGGGATCGTCAAACCGTACGCCTGCTGCCCCGTGACTCGACGGATCAAGTCAATTCCGCCGACGATGTTGCCCCACTGATCAGAACCACCAATCTGCAGCACACAATCGTGTCGACGAGACAACTCCAGAAAATCGTTCGATTGCAACAACATGTAGCTGAACTCGGTGAAGGAGATGCCCGTCTCCAGGCGAGCCGACACGGACTCACGGTTGAGCATGGTGTTCAGACTGAAGTTTTTGCCGACGTCTCGCAGAAACTCGATGACGCTCATGTCCCCGGTCCAATCGTAGTTGTTGACCACGATTCCCGCATTTTGCGGAGCCTCAAAATCAATGAACCGCGACAGTTGCGTATGAATTTTTTGGGTCCAATTCGCAACCGTTTCGGGCCCATTCAGCGTTCGCTCCTGCTTCTTGCCGCTCGGGTCGCCAATCAAGCCCGTCGCACCGCCGACAAGCGCGATCGGCTTATGACCCGCCAACTGAAACCGGCGCAGCGTCAGGATAGGAAGCAGACTCCCGATATGTAAACTGTCAGCCGTCGGATCAAATCCCACGTATAGACTGATTGACTGCTCGGTGAGCAACTTCTCCAGTTCAGACCGATCCGTCGTTTGAAACACAAGGCCCCGAAACTCTAATTCCTCTAAGATATTCAAAGTACGACCCCTCTCAACAACACTCGATAGCCATATTATCGCACATCTCGCCGCAATGCAGCCTCCTGCAACATTTTTGGCTCGATTGCCCATTCCTCCCAAATTCCTTCCATTGAGTGATTGGAGTTCCAACGATACCATGGAAGCTGTATTGTCTTACGCTACTTCAAACCGCCCGCAATGGCGGTTTTTTGAAGTGAATGGACGAGGCAACAAGGTACATAGGAGGAACATCACGTGAAATCAACAGGAATTGTACGGAAAGTAGACCAACTAGGACGCATTGTCATGCCCGTTGAACTGCGCAGGACATTGCACATCGACGTGCGCGATCCGCTGGAGATCTACACGGCAGGCGACCGGATCATGCTGCGGAAATATGAGGTATCGTGCATTTTTTGCGATAGTACGGAAGCTGTGTCAGCGTTCCAGGAGAAACCTGTGTGCGACAATTGCCGCTTAGAGCTCCTTGAACTCGCCACGTCCCCAAACACCTGAGGCGGACAAGTCACAGCACAGCCGCGTCGTCTCGTTGACGCACACGACGCGGGTGCCCCCACCCCTTTGGCTTACTCACAAAGGACGGCTTCTACCTCCATCTCGACAAGCAGTCTGGGATCGATGAGTGCCTTCACTTCCACGATGGTAGTGACTGGTCGCACGTCCTGAAAAACCTCGCGATGCGCTTTCACAACGCCCTCCTTCTGCGACATGTCGGTCACAAAAATCCTTGTGACAATCACGTCAGACATCTGTGCGCCCACTGACGCCAAAGCCTTTTCGATGATTTTCAGCACGTAGACAGACTGCTTGTATGTGTCCCCTTCACCGACGACGCCCTGATCCTGAATGGCAGTCGTACCGGCTACGACAACCCGATTACCAATTCGAATCGCACGGCTATAGCCAATGATAGGCTCCCATGGCCCAGCAGATAGCACGTGAACCCTGTCACGCATCAAGCCACCTCCCGCAAAACCGTGAATGTCCCTGCCTTGCATCATACTCCAAGGCCCAGGCGAGGGTGCCAAATGCCCAATTGAGCCGTTCGCAATCCTGTGATTCCGCATAATGAGTGAGACGGCGGAGCGCTGAATTTCTTGTTATTCGGGGAAATTTTTTCTCCTAAGCGTGTACACTTAAATTTATCCTGGAATAACCCCTACACCATCTGGTGAAATCTGCAACGCAATCGTAGCGATCACGGTATTCTTGTTTCCGTCAATCATTGAGACGGTGTTACTGTTAGGGTTTGAGTTTGCAACGTAAATCCGGTCCGTAGAAGGATTGACTCCTACTCCTGCTGGTCCAAGACCTACCGGAACGGTGGCGATCACAGTATTGGTATCTCCGTTAATAACAGAGACGGTATTACTGTTAGGGTTAGCGACGAAAATTCGATTCCCTACTTCCTGTACCTGTTTAACCAGACGAGTAATCGAACCCTTTACCGCAACCGAACCAGCGAGTTTGTATCCGTACATACGAATTTGACAGGAGCTCCGAATCTTTCTCTTCTCTTCCTCCTCGTTCCCCTTAAAAATCCCAAAGGAGTTCTACTTGCACTTTTTGCCCGTTTGTGCATGAACATCTTTACATAAGTTTCGATATTGAGCCGCTTGAAGCGTTGTTCTTATAATTTCTGATTTGTGGCGTCGTATCAAAACTGGTCCGTATCCAAGCCATGAGTTGCGGAACTGTTTACGACGAAGAAATATAGAAATCCCTTCGTGACGTAGCCTTATATCCAATTTCTCCAGTCATGTGTCGCTATTGCAGATAACTGGCTGAGAGCGACACAAGCATTGCTACCCGGACCGTATAATCTTACAATCCATCGGTCGAGCAATTTCTCAGTTAATGCACCCGTTTGTTCAGGAAGAAGTCAAGGAAGATCCAACATTGCAACCCACTTTGAGGTGGGGTTGTTTGTTTTCCATGCCGATAAAAGCCATCTCCGTTGTTGCTCACTACAATGACCAATGTACGATTTGAAATCCTGTTCGTCCTTCTCACGACCTTCTTTCGACTTAAACAACAGTTGCCATGCGGGAGCGACGTACTGCCGTCCTTGATTGTCCGTTCTTATGACGTCATGAAGGGCCATACGGATAGATGGGTCACGACGGAATATTACCTCATCGTTAATCCTGTCCGTCAGAAGAACTTCGATGAATTGCTTGCCTTTTCTGATAACCCAAATCGAGGTGGCAATGTATCCTGCACAGTTCTGCACGGTTCAAGCCGATGTTCTACTGGGATCGCAACTGATATGTCCCAGTCGGCAGAAATAATCGAGAACGCCTTGTACGTACTCCCTAAACACGCAAATGTCTACATCTTCATGCTGACGAGTGACCATTTCCAATGTCAAGTCGATACTCCAACCACCCACCGATAAGCCAGGGATACTGAAAATCCCTCATCAACTCTGCCACCGAATCCAATTATTCTGAATACACGCCTTCAGATCACCCTCACAACAAAAGTGAAATTCGGGCACTGAACTCTTCTACCCGCTAACGACACAAGACGTCGATCCGAGGTTGTGTATATCCATGCAAAAACTTGTAGGATCGCTTATTCAGTTTTCAACCCGTTCTACAGCGTATGTGAAAAAACAACGCCGTTAGGGTGTCGTTGAACAATAATCCATGGCGGACTATGTCTCATGCTTGTACGCCACATTTAA
This window encodes:
- a CDS encoding DUF896 domain-containing protein, yielding MLSKEKLNRLNDLAKKAKQTTLSDAEQVERDALRREYLDNFREGFREHLDRIHVVDKNDLSKPH
- a CDS encoding MFS transporter; the protein is MGEQRASTSNRQMLWALGLGGFLVNADNRAIAPMLPAIAHSLHTTSASAALLVTAYSIPYGAFQLVYGPIAEKIGKVNTILIALSLFAVGTVCCGLVDRFSWLLLLRFVTGMFAAGIIPTTLAQIGDRFQISERPKAIAFFMSFSTSGQAMGIVIGGLVAQFLSYRMLFILLAVLSVPAVYAMLRQRHNPSSVAAPEADSLFRRYRMLMTTRRAWIVYGLIFTEGLVFYGGFTFLGVFGVTSLHLSYLVIGLLTATYSVGAFVGSRTITTVLARLGTKRMPILGSLLMTLGFGVIWGWQSVAALTCGFIVLGFGFSYCHSTLQTFATDLLPNGRATAVSVFAFCLFLGSGLGPVGAGRILDAYGAGSMLGAVTCAMFIFSSMCFAATRQKSGLGVVGVERTERSL
- the tyrS gene encoding tyrosine--tRNA ligase — encoded protein: MNILEELEFRGLVFQTTDRSELEKLLTEQSISLYVGFDPTADSLHIGSLLPILTLRRFQLAGHKPIALVGGATGLIGDPSGKKQERTLNGPETVANWTQKIHTQLSRFIDFEAPQNAGIVVNNYDWTGDMSVIEFLRDVGKNFSLNTMLNRESVSARLETGISFTEFSYMLLQSNDFLELSRRHDCVLQIGGSDQWGNIVGGIDLIRRVTGQQAYGLTIPLVTKSDGTKFGKTESGAIWLDASKTSVYQFYQFWLNTQDDDVIKFLKYFTFLSKEEIEELEREVADNPGARKAQKTLAEHVTTLVHGEAQTERAIRMSNVLFGGDIKELSVDEIQEVFEGVPSTSLQSDHATDIVSLLVASGACASKRQAREDVTNGAITVNGDKVTDLEREFTREEMFGGQFLVIRRGKKKYFLVKFE
- a CDS encoding AbrB family transcriptional regulator — translated: MPVELRRTLHIDVRDPLEIYTAGDRIMLRKYEVSCIFCDSTEAVSAFQEKPVCDNCRLELLELATSPNT
- a CDS encoding RidA family protein, yielding MRDRVHVLSAGPWEPIIGYSRAIRIGNRVVVAGTTAIQDQGVVGEGDTYKQSVYVLKIIEKALASVGAQMSDVIVTRIFVTDMSQKEGVVKAHREVFQDVRPVTTIVEVKALIDPRLLVEMEVEAVLCE